The DNA window TTGTCCCCAACGGAGTGAACGAAACGAGATCCGAGGGCGTATTCGCCGCCACCCGCCTGCCGGACTGACCAAGGCGCTCGATTTCCCGCCCGCGGCCGGACGGCTCCGCAAGGGGTGGAAGAGGGACTGGCTGCGGGGTACCTAGGTGCTGCGCGGATGGGTTACTTGAAATCTGGAACCGAGTTGATCATCGGTGGGATGCTGGGGGGATGGCGGAGAAGTGGTACTACTGCTTGAAGCATCAGCGGGCCGAGAATGGGAAGCAGTGTTGGTTTCGGGATCGGATGGGGCCGTATCCGGATCGGCAGACTGCGGAGCGGGCGTTGGAGATCGTGCATGCGCGGAATGCTCGGGAGGATGCGCGGGAGCGGGATTGGCGGGATGGGGATAAGTGATCTGACGGCCAGGCTTGCTGTGTGACAACTGATTTCATGGGGACCGGGGTAACTCGCCGAGGCTGACCTGCCACTGAACGCCGGTGCGCGGCGCGACCGGCGAGGCAGATGCCGATGGGGGCGGTGGGGGCGCGCTCAGGTACTCCAAAGGTCGATCAAGTACGGTTCTTGGCAATCAGAGGAATGCTCGGGGTCCAGTCGTGGGTCCTGCGGGCTGGAACAGGTGAGCAGGGAGGGCGACCCTTGAGGGTTACCGTTGTTGTGCCGACCTACAACGAGCGGGAGAATCTGCCGGTTGCGGTGGAGCGGCTGACGGCGCTACCAGTGCCCGACCTGCATGTGCTCGTGGTGGATGACAGTTCGCCGGACGGTACCGGTGAGGTTGCCGACAAGTTGGCGGCCGAGCTGCCGAATGTGGTCGGCGTGCTGCACCGGACCGAGAAGGACGGGTTGGGCCGGGCCTACGTGGCCGGGATCACGCGCGCGCTGGACGAGGGCGCGGACGTGGTGATCCAGATGGACGCCGACTTGTCGCATCCGGCCGAGGTCATCCCGGCGATGCTGGAGAAGCTGACCGATGCCGGTGTCGTGCTCGGATCGCGCTACGTGCCCGGCGGGTCGACCGCCGAGGAGTGGAAGTGGTACCGCAAGGCGCTGTCCGCGTGGGCCAACTTCTACGTGAACCTGATCCTGCGGATCGGCGTGAAGGACGCGACCGCCGGATTCAAGGCGTGGCAGGCCGACACCCTGCGCACCATCGACGTGGCTTCGATTCGCAGTAACGGCTACTCGTTCCAGGTCGAGATGAACTACCGGACCGTGAAAAAGGGCATCGCGATCGCCGAGGTGCCGATCCGGTTCGAGGAGCGCACCGTCGGCGCCTCCAAGATGAGCCTCAAGGTGCAGCTGGAATCGGCGCTGATGCCGTGGAAGCTGCTGTTCGGCCGCTCGGTCTAGTCGACGGGCCAGTCGAGCAGGGTGTCGAGGTAGAGCTGCCGGACGGCCTCGACCATGTCGTCCATGTCATTCGGATCCCAGCCGCTGACGTCGATGGGGTCGAGGATGGCGATATCGACGGTGCCCTTGCGGGCGATCATCGAATTGCGCCAGTTGATTTCACCCGCGTTGCGGATCACCACCGGGATCACCGGCACCCCGGCCTGGATCGCGATGTGGAACGCGCCCTTCTTGAACGGCCCGACGCCCGGCGTGTAGGAGCGGGTTCCTTCGGGCGCGACGGCGATCGACAGCCCGTCGCGCAGCGTCTGCACCACCGGCGCAAGGGCGGCCTTGGCCTGCGTGGT is part of the Nocardia sp. NBC_00565 genome and encodes:
- a CDS encoding polyprenol monophosphomannose synthase, which gives rise to MLGVQSWVLRAGTGEQGGRPLRVTVVVPTYNERENLPVAVERLTALPVPDLHVLVVDDSSPDGTGEVADKLAAELPNVVGVLHRTEKDGLGRAYVAGITRALDEGADVVIQMDADLSHPAEVIPAMLEKLTDAGVVLGSRYVPGGSTAEEWKWYRKALSAWANFYVNLILRIGVKDATAGFKAWQADTLRTIDVASIRSNGYSFQVEMNYRTVKKGIAIAEVPIRFEERTVGASKMSLKVQLESALMPWKLLFGRSV